The Diaphorobacter ruginosibacter genome contains a region encoding:
- a CDS encoding patatin-like phospholipase family protein, with protein MPESHDKGGSKTLNLALQGGGSHGAYTWGVLDALLEDGRVRIEGVSGTSAGAMNAVAMAHGFAVASHEFSDPVQAQLAGAQKARETLAQLWEGVGTMGSTLMWGVPMPAAGAFMSMFSQFLSPYQMNPLGINPLRKLLERVVDFELIGAKNAKQVFVCATNVRTGRGEIFSGKRLSADAVMASACLPALFKAVEINGEHYWDGGYSGNPAIYPLIYRTAAADILLVQINPIDHDGLPDDAQEIMERVNEVTFNAGLLAELRAIEFVRRLLAEGKLDDRRYKNVLMHRIDGGSVLAPFGAASKMRTDLAFVRQLFELGRLSGARWLETHFDDVGVRPTLKLADNA; from the coding sequence ATGCCTGAGTCGCATGACAAGGGCGGCAGCAAGACCCTGAACCTGGCCCTTCAGGGGGGAGGCTCCCACGGCGCATACACCTGGGGAGTGCTCGACGCGCTGCTCGAGGATGGTCGCGTGCGCATCGAAGGCGTGAGCGGCACCAGTGCCGGGGCGATGAATGCGGTGGCCATGGCGCATGGCTTTGCGGTCGCCTCGCATGAGTTCAGCGACCCTGTGCAGGCGCAGCTCGCCGGGGCGCAGAAGGCCAGAGAAACGCTTGCCCAGCTCTGGGAAGGCGTCGGTACCATGGGCTCCACGCTGATGTGGGGCGTGCCGATGCCAGCCGCCGGCGCGTTCATGAGCATGTTCTCGCAGTTCCTGTCGCCCTACCAGATGAATCCGCTTGGCATCAATCCGCTGCGCAAGCTGCTGGAGAGGGTGGTCGACTTCGAGCTCATAGGCGCCAAGAATGCCAAGCAGGTCTTCGTCTGTGCGACCAATGTGCGCACCGGGCGCGGCGAGATCTTCTCGGGCAAGCGGCTGAGCGCCGATGCAGTGATGGCATCCGCGTGCCTGCCCGCGCTGTTCAAGGCCGTCGAGATCAACGGCGAGCACTACTGGGATGGCGGCTATTCCGGCAATCCCGCGATCTATCCGCTGATCTACCGGACGGCGGCGGCCGACATCCTGCTCGTGCAGATCAACCCCATCGACCACGATGGACTGCCCGACGATGCGCAGGAAATCATGGAGCGGGTCAACGAGGTCACGTTCAACGCGGGCCTGCTGGCGGAGCTGCGTGCCATCGAATTCGTACGCCGCCTGCTCGCGGAAGGCAAGCTGGACGACCGACGCTACAAGAACGTGCTCATGCACCGCATCGATGGCGGTTCGGTGCTGGCGCCCTTCGGCGCGGCGAGCAAGATGCGCACCGACCTCGCGTTCGTTCGGCAACTGTTCGAACTGGGGCGTTTGTCCGGTGCGCGCTGGCTCGAGACGCACTTCGACGACGTGGGCGTGCGTCCCACGCTCAAACTCGCGGACAATGCGTGA
- a CDS encoding phosphoribosyl-ATP diphosphatase — translation MSTQELNSVDVLARLADVIESRKGGDVDKSYVARLLAKGPDAFLKKVGEEATEVVMAAKDVDHGADKSVLTYEVADLWFHSMVALSYYGLTPADVVNELARREGLSGLEEKALRKADQRAIDEGGST, via the coding sequence ATGAGTACCCAAGAATTGAATTCCGTCGACGTGCTGGCCCGCCTGGCCGATGTGATCGAGAGCCGCAAGGGCGGCGATGTGGACAAGAGCTATGTGGCGCGCCTGCTCGCCAAGGGGCCCGATGCCTTCCTGAAAAAGGTGGGCGAGGAGGCGACGGAGGTCGTGATGGCCGCCAAGGACGTGGATCATGGGGCGGACAAATCCGTGCTGACCTATGAGGTGGCCGACCTGTGGTTTCACTCGATGGTGGCACTGTCGTACTATGGCCTCACGCCTGCTGATGTCGTCAACGAGCTTGCGCGCCGCGAAGGCCTGAGCGGCCTGGAGGAAAAGGCGCTGCGCAAGGCCGATCAACGTGCCATTGATGAAGGAGGTTCAACTTGA
- a CDS encoding beta strand repeat-containing protein — translation MISVQNIGGTNASANVVVTDPIPAGLTIGTLPANCTLNPAGSQNVQCTVAAASLTAGGAATTITIPVTPTASAPFSVTNTATATGGGDASCNGTGRCTASVSSTVSARPKLRVSKTIAGRLVSTDQFTVQISGGGGSATSANADPSVSTGIFTATAGTNYVLSEVAAGTTNLARYTSSYVCSNAMSGGTTVPASGSGTSVNITPQSRDDITCTFTNTPVYPRLTSAKTVSVNPLVVGATDQFYYVAITVANGPTTAPITIADNLPSGITLAAAPSVSGGAVLSGCASSGSSLGASCQLGANLANGTYTVSIPVNVGAGAVAGGATNTANLGGGGDPSCTAANAGETCDPRTPTVNVVQKSDLSITKVAQPSGTYVPGQSLNYTITVSNAGPSDVTGVSVSDTVPGSVNVANWTCTPSGSASCGATSSGTNNNVALNNVSLPKGTTITITVNGTAQSTATGDIVNTATVTPPAAATCTTAPCQKSATVTNQNVGVPNLKIVKVAGGAFAVGQSGSYAIQVSNSGTTSTSGTMTVTDTLPPGLTITTVNAGAGWNCSTAAGNTQLSCTSSTVLPPGANAPVINLQVSVANGTASPVTNTASVTGGGTACTASAPCTSTIQTPVNSPKMDVTKVLNGSGSFVVGQSTSYTITVTNSGSAATLAGGTITDTIPTGLVIGDLTGSGCSANAQVVTCNVPAGVGGGSFVNFTIPVTPQASANGQSLTNKAQANPDTGDSTCPGGAHCTGTTDNPVTAPLLLLEKTPQPSTFTVNQQASYKLKLSNTGNASTTAVTTVTDVIPGGLSVGSVSPSAACTISTSGSQSTVTCTQAAGLAANASVEFEIFVTPDNSLNGISVTNQATATGGGDTQCVNGTAVGSLPARCAPQTTTAVNAPQLTMSKTANPARFSVGVQSQYILTVTNTGTAPTSGTITITDVVPASLTLGTMPSGCAAQGQQVTCTSAQVLAAPQGANPGASVSFTIPVTPNAAASPAVTNQASAQGGGDPTCPIPGNCKSSITTSVDAPSLQLAKADNGAWVVGQGGAEYTLTVTNASQAVATVGPITVVDTLPAGISAVNGTSGNWSCTVSGQTVTCTSSTSIAANGTDAIVLPVTVDASAITSGTGATVTNNAAVAGGGDPFNGGNPPAPGSACTALDAATPGHCAGKDTVVNAPAALAVNKGAPTIAATGTPGQYTATYTVTVNNTGGVPGSYTLADAPGFPSGVVFNSSSVAAAGGGAVNVALANPLANGSANQISASNVGIANGATHTYTVAITFTTNAGVTALACTGAEGSGAYNAASIGGAPSANCAALPGVPNLGLAKSSNGPWTVAQTGASYTLTVSNSGTASTSGEITVSDAMPTGITAASGTYNGWACTAVGQVLTCKSSTAIAAGVSADIVIPVTIAATAASSVTNKASVGGGGDPHNGGNPPDPQACTDAQHCSGTTTQVSAKADLTITKTSEQGTSYVPGQPLNYTIVVSNAGPSDVTGAAVNDAVPSDVEVSGWSCVASDASASCGGTASGTDNNVNLTGVNLPMGKSVTITVTGKARLSATGDIVNTATVTPPAGVTCTAAPCTKTSTVTSQNSGTPVLSIAKQATPTSFAVGQTGVYSITVTNTGTNSTSGQIMVTDTMPAGITVTSVSGTGWACTIGSGGASISCASSAVLLPGSAAPVINAMVSIANGTATPAVNTAKASGGGTACTALAPCETTIQTNVNRPQLDVTKVLNGSFVVGQQTSYTITATNNGQAETLAGTITDTIPTGLLIGDLTNSGCSASGQVVTCNVPAGKPSGSSVVFTIPVTPQASADGQSLTNKAQANPDTGDSTCPAGTHCTGTTDNPVTAPQLTLTKATSVTAFTVGQQANYQLVLKNTGTADTTAAVTVTDTVPAGLTIDTASLNAACVQNPAGSQMVVCTVASLAQGATVSFDIPVTPQASVDGQTVVNQATATGGGDPLCADGTGAASLPARCAPSTSTVVNAPHLKIVKTTNTPTFSVGVQGEYVLKVTNVGTAPTSGTITVTDVVPASLTLGPLPAGCTAQDQQVTCTSTQVLAAPQGANPGGSVSFTIPVTPQAVVSSPSVSNTATVLGGGDPVCPTNTADCRSTTTTNVDAPSLQLAKADNGAWVVGQGGAEYTLTVTNASATVATVGPITVVDTLPAGISAVNGTSGNWSCTVSGQTVTCTSSTSIAANGTDAIVLPVTVDASAITSGTGATVTNNAAVAGGGDPFNGGNPPAPGSACTALDAATPGHCAGKDTVVNLPAAMVVSKSKPVIVPTATPGQHTATYTVTVVNGGGVPGSYTLNDTPGYPAGVVLDSWTVVSTDGVVNPALAAAPSNGVDNQISATNTTINNAATHTYTVAITFTTNVGVTTMACTGAPGNGAYNAAGIGNGSTDANCEQLPGVPKLSLAKTSNGPWVVAQADARYTLTVSNSGTAATTGTVTVTDSMPAGVTAANGTYSGWSCVASGQVLTCTSTAAIAAGGSTSISVPVTIAAAAVPSVTNSAAVGGGGDPHNGGNPPTPGNCTGDAHCASTSTDVRTQAALSVTKTNGVTKVAATTTTTYTVTITNSGGTDATDLSWTDTVVSGLDKASIEAGTASAGSVAGSCQGLTCTGITVKAGGSVSYTVTAKVTGSVGSKAVNTASVTGGACTLAAPCTSTDSDDIGAPPEVTPVPVDSRTMLMLLGLLLMTVAATRLQRTSGARR, via the coding sequence GTGATCAGTGTTCAAAACATCGGCGGCACGAATGCCAGCGCCAATGTCGTTGTCACCGACCCGATTCCAGCCGGGTTGACTATTGGCACGCTGCCTGCCAACTGCACGTTGAATCCTGCGGGCAGCCAGAACGTTCAATGCACGGTGGCGGCCGCCAGTTTGACCGCTGGTGGTGCGGCTACGACCATCACCATTCCCGTCACGCCAACGGCCTCGGCACCGTTCTCGGTCACCAATACGGCGACGGCCACGGGTGGTGGGGACGCCAGTTGCAACGGCACCGGACGTTGCACCGCATCCGTGTCAAGTACCGTGAGCGCGCGACCCAAACTGCGCGTGAGCAAAACCATTGCAGGGCGTTTGGTCAGTACGGATCAATTCACGGTCCAGATCAGTGGTGGAGGCGGCAGCGCGACTTCGGCCAACGCCGACCCCAGCGTCAGCACAGGGATCTTCACGGCGACGGCAGGTACCAACTACGTATTGAGCGAGGTTGCTGCGGGCACCACCAATTTGGCGCGTTACACAAGCAGTTATGTCTGCTCCAACGCGATGAGTGGCGGCACCACCGTGCCCGCATCTGGTAGCGGCACCAGTGTCAACATCACGCCCCAGTCACGTGATGACATCACTTGCACGTTCACCAACACCCCCGTCTACCCCAGGCTGACCAGCGCAAAAACTGTCTCGGTCAACCCCTTGGTGGTCGGTGCGACCGATCAGTTCTACTACGTTGCCATCACCGTGGCGAACGGGCCGACGACGGCCCCCATCACCATTGCCGACAACCTGCCTTCCGGCATTACCTTGGCTGCAGCGCCGTCGGTGTCGGGTGGTGCAGTGCTGAGCGGCTGCGCCAGCAGCGGTTCCAGCCTCGGTGCCAGTTGCCAGTTGGGTGCCAATCTGGCCAACGGCACATACACCGTGAGCATTCCGGTCAACGTGGGTGCGGGCGCGGTTGCGGGTGGCGCCACCAATACGGCCAATCTGGGCGGTGGGGGCGATCCTTCGTGCACGGCGGCCAACGCCGGCGAGACGTGCGACCCCAGGACGCCTACTGTCAATGTGGTACAGAAATCGGACCTGAGCATCACCAAGGTGGCCCAGCCCAGTGGGACCTATGTTCCAGGCCAGAGCCTGAACTACACCATCACGGTGAGCAATGCCGGCCCGAGCGATGTGACGGGCGTGAGCGTGAGCGACACGGTTCCTGGCTCGGTCAACGTCGCGAACTGGACCTGCACGCCAAGCGGCTCGGCCAGTTGTGGGGCGACCAGCAGCGGCACGAACAACAACGTCGCGCTGAACAATGTCAGCTTGCCCAAGGGCACAACGATCACCATCACCGTGAACGGTACGGCGCAATCGACTGCGACGGGCGACATCGTGAACACGGCAACGGTGACGCCGCCGGCTGCAGCGACCTGCACGACGGCGCCGTGCCAGAAAAGCGCGACGGTGACGAACCAGAACGTCGGTGTGCCCAACCTGAAGATCGTGAAAGTAGCGGGCGGTGCATTTGCCGTGGGGCAAAGCGGCAGCTATGCCATTCAGGTGAGCAACAGCGGCACAACGAGCACCAGCGGCACGATGACCGTGACCGACACCCTGCCTCCGGGGCTGACCATCACCACGGTGAATGCCGGCGCAGGCTGGAACTGCTCCACGGCCGCAGGCAATACGCAATTGAGCTGCACCAGCAGTACGGTGCTGCCGCCGGGGGCGAATGCTCCCGTCATCAATCTGCAGGTCAGTGTCGCCAACGGCACGGCTTCGCCGGTAACCAATACGGCGAGCGTGACGGGCGGTGGTACGGCATGTACCGCCTCGGCGCCTTGTACCAGCACCATCCAGACACCGGTGAACAGTCCCAAGATGGATGTGACCAAGGTGCTGAACGGCAGCGGCAGCTTCGTGGTGGGGCAGTCCACCAGCTACACCATCACGGTCACCAACAGTGGCTCGGCGGCGACACTGGCAGGGGGCACGATCACGGACACGATCCCGACGGGACTTGTGATCGGTGACCTCACGGGCAGCGGCTGCAGTGCCAACGCTCAAGTCGTGACCTGCAATGTGCCTGCGGGAGTAGGCGGCGGCAGCTTTGTGAACTTCACGATTCCCGTGACGCCGCAGGCGAGCGCCAACGGTCAGTCGCTGACGAACAAGGCACAGGCGAACCCGGACACGGGTGATAGCACCTGCCCCGGCGGTGCGCATTGCACGGGCACAACGGATAACCCGGTGACAGCACCGCTGCTGCTGTTGGAGAAAACCCCGCAGCCCAGCACCTTCACGGTGAACCAGCAGGCCAGCTACAAGCTCAAGCTGAGCAACACGGGCAATGCGAGTACCACGGCTGTTACCACGGTCACGGACGTCATCCCTGGCGGTCTGTCCGTGGGCTCGGTGAGCCCTTCCGCGGCCTGCACGATCTCGACGTCGGGTAGCCAGAGCACCGTGACCTGCACGCAGGCCGCGGGACTTGCAGCCAACGCGAGCGTCGAGTTTGAAATCTTCGTCACGCCGGACAACTCCCTGAACGGCATTTCGGTCACCAATCAGGCAACGGCCACGGGTGGCGGTGATACCCAGTGCGTGAACGGCACAGCTGTGGGCAGCCTGCCGGCGCGCTGCGCGCCGCAGACCACCACGGCCGTCAATGCGCCGCAGCTCACCATGAGCAAGACGGCCAATCCGGCCAGGTTCTCGGTGGGTGTGCAATCGCAATACATCCTGACCGTCACCAATACCGGCACGGCGCCGACCAGCGGAACCATCACGATCACGGACGTGGTTCCGGCATCACTGACGCTGGGTACGATGCCGTCGGGCTGCGCGGCACAGGGCCAGCAGGTGACCTGCACGAGCGCGCAGGTGCTGGCGGCGCCCCAGGGGGCCAATCCTGGCGCTTCGGTGAGCTTCACCATCCCGGTGACGCCCAACGCGGCTGCATCGCCTGCGGTGACCAATCAGGCGTCAGCTCAGGGCGGTGGAGACCCTACATGCCCGATTCCCGGTAACTGTAAATCCAGCATCACGACGAGCGTGGACGCCCCAAGCCTGCAACTGGCGAAGGCAGACAACGGAGCGTGGGTGGTAGGCCAGGGCGGTGCGGAGTACACGCTGACGGTGACCAACGCGAGCCAGGCGGTGGCGACGGTGGGCCCGATCACGGTGGTGGACACGCTGCCAGCGGGCATCTCGGCGGTGAACGGGACGAGCGGCAACTGGAGCTGCACGGTGAGCGGCCAGACGGTGACCTGCACGAGCAGCACGAGCATTGCGGCCAATGGCACCGATGCGATCGTTCTGCCGGTGACGGTGGACGCCTCGGCGATCACGAGCGGCACGGGAGCGACGGTGACGAACAACGCCGCGGTGGCAGGTGGTGGAGATCCGTTCAACGGAGGCAACCCACCGGCACCGGGCAGTGCCTGCACGGCGCTGGATGCGGCGACGCCGGGCCACTGCGCGGGCAAGGACACCGTGGTGAATGCTCCAGCGGCACTGGCGGTGAACAAGGGTGCACCGACCATTGCGGCGACCGGCACGCCGGGCCAGTACACGGCCACCTATACGGTGACGGTGAACAACACGGGCGGCGTACCGGGCAGCTACACGCTGGCGGATGCCCCGGGCTTCCCCAGCGGTGTGGTGTTCAACAGCTCGTCGGTGGCGGCGGCAGGCGGCGGTGCGGTGAACGTAGCGCTGGCCAATCCTCTGGCCAACGGCAGCGCCAACCAGATCAGCGCGAGCAACGTGGGCATCGCCAACGGCGCAACCCATACCTATACAGTGGCGATCACGTTCACGACGAACGCGGGCGTGACGGCACTGGCGTGCACGGGGGCAGAGGGCAGCGGTGCGTACAACGCGGCGAGCATCGGCGGCGCGCCGAGCGCCAACTGTGCAGCCCTGCCGGGCGTTCCCAACCTGGGCCTTGCCAAGAGCAGCAACGGTCCCTGGACGGTGGCGCAGACGGGCGCAAGCTACACGCTGACGGTGAGCAACAGCGGCACGGCGAGCACGTCGGGCGAGATCACGGTGAGCGATGCGATGCCCACGGGCATCACGGCAGCAAGCGGCACGTACAACGGTTGGGCGTGCACGGCAGTGGGCCAAGTGCTGACCTGCAAGAGTTCGACAGCGATTGCTGCGGGCGTGAGCGCAGACATCGTCATCCCGGTGACGATTGCAGCGACGGCCGCATCGAGCGTGACCAACAAGGCCTCGGTGGGCGGTGGCGGAGATCCGCACAACGGCGGCAACCCGCCCGACCCGCAGGCCTGCACGGATGCGCAGCACTGCTCGGGCACGACGACCCAGGTGAGCGCCAAGGCAGACCTGACCATCACGAAGACGTCGGAGCAAGGCACAAGCTACGTGCCGGGCCAGCCGCTGAACTACACGATCGTGGTGAGCAACGCGGGCCCGAGCGATGTGACGGGAGCCGCGGTGAACGATGCGGTGCCCAGCGACGTGGAAGTGAGCGGCTGGAGCTGCGTGGCCAGCGACGCGAGCGCAAGCTGCGGCGGCACGGCCTCGGGCACGGACAACAACGTGAACCTGACGGGCGTGAACCTGCCGATGGGCAAATCGGTGACGATTACCGTCACGGGCAAGGCCAGGCTGAGCGCGACGGGCGACATCGTGAACACGGCGACGGTGACGCCGCCGGCCGGCGTGACCTGCACGGCAGCGCCTTGCACGAAGACCTCGACGGTGACCAGCCAGAACAGTGGCACGCCGGTGCTGAGCATCGCCAAGCAGGCGACGCCCACGAGCTTTGCGGTGGGCCAGACGGGCGTGTACTCGATCACGGTGACGAACACGGGCACGAACAGCACGAGCGGCCAGATCATGGTGACGGACACGATGCCGGCAGGCATCACGGTGACCAGCGTAAGCGGCACGGGCTGGGCATGCACGATCGGCAGCGGCGGCGCGAGCATCAGTTGCGCGAGCAGCGCGGTGCTGCTGCCGGGCTCGGCGGCGCCGGTGATCAACGCGATGGTGAGCATTGCCAACGGCACGGCGACCCCGGCGGTGAACACGGCCAAGGCGAGCGGTGGCGGCACGGCGTGCACGGCGCTGGCGCCATGCGAAACCACGATCCAGACGAACGTGAATCGTCCGCAACTGGACGTGACGAAGGTGCTCAACGGCAGCTTCGTGGTGGGCCAGCAGACGAGCTACACGATCACGGCGACGAACAACGGTCAGGCAGAGACGCTGGCGGGCACGATCACGGACACGATTCCGACGGGCCTCTTGATTGGCGACCTGACGAACAGCGGCTGCAGCGCAAGCGGGCAGGTGGTGACCTGCAACGTCCCCGCGGGCAAGCCCAGCGGCAGCTCGGTGGTCTTCACGATCCCGGTGACGCCGCAGGCGAGCGCCGATGGGCAGTCGCTGACGAACAAGGCCCAGGCGAATCCGGACACGGGTGACAGCACCTGCCCGGCAGGCACGCACTGCACGGGCACGACGGACAACCCGGTGACGGCGCCGCAGCTGACGCTCACGAAGGCGACCTCGGTGACGGCGTTCACGGTGGGCCAGCAGGCGAACTACCAGCTGGTGCTCAAGAACACGGGCACGGCGGATACGACGGCAGCAGTGACGGTGACGGACACGGTGCCTGCAGGACTGACGATCGACACGGCAAGCCTGAACGCGGCCTGCGTGCAGAACCCTGCGGGCAGCCAGATGGTGGTCTGCACGGTGGCGAGCCTGGCGCAGGGCGCGACGGTGAGCTTCGACATCCCGGTGACACCGCAGGCGAGCGTGGATGGCCAGACCGTGGTGAACCAGGCGACGGCCACAGGCGGCGGCGATCCGCTGTGCGCGGACGGCACGGGGGCGGCGAGCCTGCCGGCACGCTGCGCGCCGAGCACGAGCACGGTGGTGAATGCACCGCACCTGAAGATCGTGAAGACGACGAACACGCCGACGTTCTCTGTGGGAGTGCAGGGCGAGTACGTGCTGAAGGTGACGAACGTGGGTACGGCACCCACGAGCGGCACGATCACGGTGACGGACGTGGTTCCGGCGTCGCTGACGCTGGGCCCGCTGCCGGCGGGCTGCACGGCGCAAGACCAGCAGGTGACCTGCACGAGCACGCAGGTGCTGGCAGCGCCCCAGGGTGCCAACCCTGGCGGTTCGGTGAGCTTCACCATCCCGGTGACGCCGCAGGCGGTGGTCTCCTCGCCCAGCGTGAGCAACACGGCGACGGTGCTGGGCGGTGGCGACCCTGTGTGTCCGACGAACACGGCGGACTGCCGCTCGACGACCACGACGAACGTGGATGCCCCGAGCCTGCAACTGGCGAAGGCAGACAACGGAGCCTGGGTGGTGGGCCAGGGCGGTGCGGAGTACACGCTGACGGTGACGAACGCGAGCGCGACGGTGGCGACGGTGGGCCCGATCACGGTGGTGGACACGCTGCCAGCGGGCATCTCGGCGGTGAACGGGACGAGCGGCAACTGGAGCTGCACGGTGAGCGGCCAGACGGTGACCTGCACGAGCAGCACGAGCATTGCGGCCAATGGCACGGATGCGATCGTTCTGCCGGTGACGGTGGACGCCTCGGCGATCACGAGCGGCACGGGAGCGACGGTGACGAACAACGCCGCGGTGGCAGGTGGTGGAGATCCGTTCAACGGAGGCAACCCACCGGCTCCGGGCAGCGCCTGCACGGCGCTGGATGCGGCGACGCCGGGCCACTGCGCGGGCAAGGACACTGTGGTGAACCTGCCAGCGGCCATGGTCGTGAGCAAGAGCAAGCCAGTCATCGTGCCTACAGCCACTCCTGGCCAGCACACGGCCACCTACACGGTGACGGTTGTCAATGGCGGCGGTGTGCCGGGAAGCTATACGCTGAACGACACTCCGGGCTACCCGGCGGGTGTCGTGCTGGACAGCTGGACGGTGGTCTCCACGGATGGGGTTGTCAATCCTGCGCTGGCGGCAGCACCGTCGAACGGTGTGGACAACCAGATCAGTGCGACCAATACGACGATCAACAATGCGGCGACGCATACCTACACGGTGGCGATCACATTCACGACGAACGTGGGGGTGACGACCATGGCCTGCACGGGAGCACCGGGCAATGGCGCCTACAACGCTGCCGGCATCGGCAATGGTTCGACGGATGCCAACTGCGAGCAGCTGCCGGGAGTGCCGAAACTGAGCCTTGCCAAGACCAGCAACGGTCCGTGGGTGGTGGCGCAGGCGGATGCCCGGTACACCCTGACGGTAAGCAACAGCGGTACGGCGGCGACAACCGGTACGGTCACGGTCACTGACAGCATGCCGGCGGGCGTGACCGCTGCCAACGGTACCTACAGCGGCTGGAGTTGCGTGGCCTCGGGCCAGGTGTTGACCTGCACGAGCACTGCAGCGATTGCGGCAGGCGGTTCTACGAGCATCAGCGTTCCGGTGACGATTGCAGCGGCTGCGGTGCCCAGCGTGACCAACAGCGCGGCGGTAGGCGGTGGCGGCGACCCGCACAACGGTGGCAATCCGCCCACGCCGGGCAACTGCACGGGCGATGCCCACTGCGCAAGCACCAGCACCGATGTGCGTACCCAGGCCGCCTTGAGTGTGACCAAGACGAACGGCGTGACGAAGGTGGCGGCCACCACGACCACGACGTACACGGTGACGATCACGAACAGCGGCGGTACGGATGCGACGGACCTGAGCTGGACGGACACGGTGGTGAGCGGCCTGGACAAGGCGAGCATCGAGGCGGGCACGGCGAGTGCGGGCTCGGTGGCGGGCAGCTGCCAGGGACTGACCTGCACGGGCATCACGGTGAAGGCGGGCGGCAGCGTCAGCTACACGGTGACGGCGAAGGTGACGGGCAGCGTGGGCAGCAAGGCGGTGAACACGGCGAGCGTGACGGGCGGTGCGTGCACTTTGGCGGCTCCGTGCACGTCGACGGACAGCGACGACATCGGGGCGCCGCCCGAGGTGACGCCAGTGCCGGTGGACTCGCGCACCATGCTGATGCTGCTCGGCCTGTTGCTGATGACCGTGGCCGCCACGAGGCTGCAGCGGACGTCCGGTGCGAGGCGCTGA
- a CDS encoding DUF4870 family protein, giving the protein MNNRNNDVIDAEPRGSSSQRAESLVAIGWVSYILHLIVAVAAVVPSAQPSILLLLVALVIDLVKRSDAEGTWQESHFSWRIRSVIWAGVLYVLTSPLWLLFVVPGWIAWGLISLWFLYRIIRGMLAMSKGRGVDA; this is encoded by the coding sequence TTGAACAATCGCAACAACGACGTGATCGATGCGGAGCCACGCGGCTCGTCCAGCCAGCGTGCCGAGAGCCTGGTGGCAATTGGCTGGGTCAGCTACATCCTGCACCTGATCGTTGCCGTGGCGGCCGTGGTGCCCAGCGCGCAGCCCAGCATCCTGCTGTTGCTGGTGGCGCTGGTGATCGACCTCGTCAAGCGCAGCGATGCGGAGGGTACGTGGCAGGAAAGCCATTTCTCCTGGCGCATCCGCTCTGTGATCTGGGCTGGCGTGCTGTACGTGCTCACCTCGCCGCTGTGGCTGCTGTTCGTGGTGCCCGGCTGGATCGCCTGGGGCCTGATCTCGCTGTGGTTCCTGTATCGCATCATTCGCGGCATGCTCGCGATGAGCAAGGGCCGGGGCGTCGATGCCTGA
- the hisI gene encoding phosphoribosyl-AMP cyclohydrolase produces the protein MNWLDQVKWDAQGLVPVIAQEAASGDVLMFAWMNREALAKTAELGRAVYFSRSRGKLWFKGEESGHVQTVHDIRIDCDNDVVLLKVTQTGHEPGIACHTGRHSCFYSRLQDGEWLPVDPVLKDPETIYK, from the coding sequence ATGAACTGGCTAGATCAAGTGAAATGGGATGCGCAGGGCCTCGTGCCCGTGATTGCGCAGGAGGCCGCCTCGGGCGACGTGCTGATGTTCGCGTGGATGAACCGCGAGGCGCTTGCAAAGACCGCCGAGCTGGGCCGCGCCGTGTACTTCTCGCGCTCGCGGGGGAAGCTGTGGTTCAAGGGCGAGGAGTCCGGCCATGTGCAGACGGTGCATGACATCCGCATCGACTGCGACAACGACGTGGTGCTGCTCAAGGTGACGCAGACCGGCCACGAGCCCGGGATCGCCTGTCACACGGGACGTCACAGCTGCTTCTACAGTCGCCTGCAGGATGGTGAGTGGTTGCCCGTCGATCCGGTCTTGAAAGATCCGGAAACCATCTACAAGTAA